In Candidatus Binatia bacterium, a genomic segment contains:
- a CDS encoding M4 family metallopeptidase: MTKRLLLAALLAIPALPLLAWGSDLPQLRSAVGANVRSEPRPATGTARFVQVDQGIDLAPMQARNASATSKANAFFAGYGNLFGIRNADEELEEISSKTDFLGHETVAYRQVHRGVPVYGSSLRAHLDASGRLTMVNGTFVPVPADLGTTAALAPDTASQLALQEIARQRAADPALFNATNHGLRVFPRGLLSGKTPELRLVFEIEVQATDANIREFLFLDAQSGERVAQISGIHEALKREVGESSVANRVWKDGDPDPITDSWAGGTTAQVSAWQDEIDGAKESYNLFASMTNGAYLSFDGLDATMLTVNNDPNISCPNATWNGVSTNYCDGVTADDTVAHEWAHGYTQKTNNLIYQWQSGAMNEAYSDIWGEVVDMLNGRGTDTPNALRAVAGNLCSDFGNGSPKGDNTIRWLSGEDDWAFGGAIRDMWRPECYGDPGRVGSADYWCQTGDAGGVHINSGVPNHAFALLVDGGQYNGKTIAALGIPKASHIFWRAAVTYLQAASDFHDLATALETSCTDLIGTPLFELTTGAGPWGSTGPAITSADCQAVTNAIEATELRDETPCSFAALLDADAPALCSGNAPNTILLQDWESGSSGWTATTRAVANPSTFDAPDWSIQSSLPGSRSGSAMFVPNVVVGNCGADTEAGVLVLESPSISLPADITTARIAFDHWVATETEWDGSNVKISVNGGTWSLIPGSAFSFNSYNATLKTSDNPNTGEPAFSGTDGGSNGGSWGQSQISLASLANPGDTIALRFELGTDGCNGIIGWYVDDLRVFACEGGVAPTPTPQPTETPAPTETPEPTETPAPTETPGPTETPEPSPKPTETPAPTPAGLCSQPEAAIPDAGGSLSDSINLPPSGTIADLNLSVSITHSWVGDLQVTLTHEESGTSVVLVDRPGNPGASDWGCAGNDIEALLDDEASAAVEDECSNGTPTIAGTFVPNNPLSAFDGQNLGGEWTLAVSDAAAGDTGTLDLWCLQPTEAPPATPTPVPTPTPTPTAEPTPEPVCGNGAVETGEQCDDGSENGNTCCQSDCQFKPDGPASCDGNTCTIDTCTAGECSTDGCQTGDACGVCGGTCSTAGGSCECAF; the protein is encoded by the coding sequence ATGACAAAACGTCTGCTGCTAGCCGCGCTGTTGGCGATACCCGCCCTGCCCTTGCTCGCCTGGGGAAGTGACCTTCCGCAACTCCGCAGCGCCGTTGGAGCGAACGTCCGGAGCGAACCGCGCCCCGCCACAGGAACAGCTCGATTTGTGCAAGTCGATCAAGGCATTGATCTGGCCCCGATGCAGGCACGGAACGCCTCCGCCACGAGCAAGGCGAACGCCTTTTTCGCGGGCTACGGCAACCTCTTTGGTATTCGAAACGCGGACGAGGAGCTCGAAGAAATCTCGTCGAAGACCGACTTCCTCGGGCATGAGACTGTCGCCTACCGGCAGGTGCATCGCGGAGTCCCGGTCTATGGCAGCAGTCTGCGGGCGCACCTCGACGCCAGCGGGCGGTTGACGATGGTCAATGGCACCTTCGTGCCCGTTCCCGCAGATCTGGGAACGACAGCGGCCCTCGCGCCCGACACCGCTTCGCAACTCGCCCTGCAGGAAATCGCACGGCAGCGTGCCGCCGACCCCGCGCTGTTCAACGCAACCAACCACGGCCTGCGTGTTTTCCCACGCGGCCTGCTCAGCGGAAAAACACCCGAACTCCGATTGGTGTTCGAAATCGAAGTTCAGGCAACCGACGCCAACATTCGCGAGTTCCTCTTTCTCGATGCGCAGAGTGGCGAGCGGGTAGCTCAGATCTCGGGAATTCACGAAGCCCTCAAACGCGAAGTCGGAGAATCCAGTGTCGCCAATCGCGTCTGGAAAGACGGGGACCCCGATCCGATCACCGATAGCTGGGCCGGAGGGACCACAGCCCAGGTCTCGGCCTGGCAGGACGAGATCGACGGGGCCAAGGAGTCCTACAATCTGTTCGCGAGCATGACCAACGGAGCCTATCTGTCCTTCGACGGTCTGGATGCCACGATGCTCACGGTCAACAATGACCCGAATATCAGCTGTCCCAACGCGACCTGGAATGGCGTATCGACCAATTATTGCGATGGTGTCACCGCCGACGACACCGTCGCGCACGAGTGGGCCCACGGCTACACGCAGAAAACAAACAACCTCATCTACCAGTGGCAATCGGGCGCGATGAACGAAGCCTACTCGGACATCTGGGGCGAAGTCGTGGATATGCTCAATGGTCGCGGCACCGATACGCCCAACGCCCTGCGGGCGGTCGCCGGCAACCTCTGTTCCGATTTCGGCAACGGCTCCCCCAAGGGCGATAATACGATCCGCTGGCTTTCCGGCGAGGACGATTGGGCATTTGGCGGCGCGATTCGCGATATGTGGCGGCCGGAATGCTACGGCGATCCCGGACGGGTCGGATCGGCAGACTACTGGTGCCAAACTGGCGATGCGGGCGGCGTTCATATCAATTCGGGCGTCCCCAATCATGCCTTTGCGCTGCTTGTGGATGGTGGCCAGTACAATGGCAAAACGATCGCTGCGCTGGGCATCCCCAAAGCCTCCCATATCTTCTGGCGCGCAGCGGTTACCTACCTGCAGGCGGCCAGCGACTTTCATGATCTCGCCACGGCGCTGGAAACCTCGTGTACCGATCTGATCGGGACGCCACTTTTCGAACTCACGACGGGTGCCGGCCCCTGGGGCAGCACCGGTCCCGCCATCACTTCTGCGGATTGCCAGGCGGTAACAAACGCGATCGAGGCGACCGAACTGCGCGACGAGACCCCTTGCTCCTTTGCTGCCCTTCTCGACGCGGATGCCCCGGCGCTGTGCAGCGGCAACGCACCCAATACGATTTTGCTGCAGGATTGGGAAAGCGGATCCTCGGGCTGGACAGCAACCACGCGAGCCGTCGCAAATCCATCCACATTTGATGCACCGGATTGGTCGATCCAATCGAGCCTGCCGGGGAGTCGATCCGGCTCGGCCATGTTTGTTCCCAATGTCGTGGTCGGCAATTGCGGGGCGGACACCGAAGCGGGCGTACTCGTCCTCGAGTCCCCGTCGATCTCCCTGCCCGCAGATATCACGACAGCCCGCATCGCCTTTGACCATTGGGTCGCGACCGAGACTGAGTGGGATGGCTCAAACGTGAAGATTTCGGTCAACGGAGGCACCTGGAGCCTGATTCCCGGCTCCGCCTTCAGCTTCAACTCCTACAACGCGACGCTGAAGACGAGTGACAACCCGAATACCGGCGAGCCAGCCTTCTCGGGCACCGATGGCGGGTCCAATGGGGGCAGCTGGGGCCAATCCCAGATCAGCCTGGCGAGCCTCGCCAATCCGGGCGACACCATCGCCTTGCGCTTTGAGCTTGGCACCGACGGCTGTAACGGCATCATCGGTTGGTATGTCGACGATCTGCGGGTGTTTGCCTGCGAAGGGGGCGTTGCCCCCACACCGACGCCACAGCCGACCGAAACACCAGCACCCACAGAGACGCCCGAGCCCACCGAAACACCGGCACCGACCGAAACGCCCGGGCCGACCGAAACCCCGGAGCCAAGTCCGAAACCCACAGAGACACCGGCACCAACCCCTGCAGGACTCTGCAGCCAGCCGGAAGCGGCCATTCCGGACGCTGGCGGCAGCTTGTCCGACAGCATCAATCTGCCGCCCTCGGGCACAATTGCCGATCTGAACCTGTCGGTTTCGATTACCCATAGCTGGGTCGGCGACCTTCAGGTGACCCTCACCCATGAGGAGTCGGGCACCAGCGTGGTCCTCGTAGATCGACCCGGCAACCCGGGTGCGAGCGATTGGGGCTGTGCGGGAAATGATATCGAGGCGCTCCTCGACGACGAAGCCTCCGCGGCCGTCGAGGATGAATGCAGCAATGGAACGCCCACCATCGCGGGCACCTTCGTCCCCAACAACCCCTTGTCCGCATTTGATGGGCAAAACCTGGGCGGCGAGTGGACTCTGGCAGTGAGCGATGCTGCTGCTGGCGATACCGGCACTCTCGACCTCTGGTGTCTGCAACCTACCGAGGCGCCCCCGGCGACGCCGACGCCTGTCCCGACGCCGACACCGACGCCAACAGCGGAACCCACCCCGGAGCCGGTATGCGGCAACGGCGCGGTCGAGACCGGCGAGCAATGCGATGATGGCTCGGAAAACGGCAACACCTGCTGTCAGAGTGACTGTCAGTTCAAGCCCGACGGCCCGGCCAGCTGCGATGGGAACACCTGCACGATCGACACCTGCACCGCGGGTGAATGCTCAACGGACGGTTGTCAGACCGGCGACGCCTGCGGGGTATGCGGCGGTACTTGTTCGACGGCGGGGGGCTCATGTGAGTGCGCCTTCTGA